One Dysidea avara chromosome 7, odDysAvar1.4, whole genome shotgun sequence genomic region harbors:
- the LOC136262461 gene encoding long-chain-fatty-acid--CoA ligase ACSBG2-like isoform X1, which translates to MADGGLDEDDVNLTNPPVETDITADEDENIVKRLSCYVDMGSEEEAANQLFDRDDEFAAPRVDAIKEEEISSDHLNSYWVTDPSKEVKLRMGEEGTAAEPPYTVLDMFRKTVEKYRKNPAIAIKKMGTWHHWTYDKYYNNCQTVAKAFIELGLEPQHGVCLLGYNSPEWLMSHMAAMMAGGQSVGIYLTSNPDVCQFIAGDCQANIIVVENDYQIHKILTCRHNLPHLKVIINCSADGTKSEQNVMDWKAVMQLGARQSSEKLYERMKLNKPNTCCSVIYTSGTTGTPKGVMISHDNVTWMCNRVIQYTKASMGAEHFVSYLPLSHIASQLIDIYVPLSSAGTVWFAQPDAMKGSLIQTMKEVRPTIFLGVPRVWEKIAEGMQLVANSLTGLKARISSWAKTVGLKGNHNKMAGKGTPFGWGVANYLYFKRIKTALGLDRCHFPMTGAAPISEETLSYFLSVNIVLHEMYGMTETTGPTTISVERAMRYRAAGKEPSGVKLRINNPDVSGQGEVLIFGRHVFMGYLRNPEKTASEFTEDGWLKSGDLGFIDADRYLFITGRLKELIITAGGENIPPVPIENAVKEQLHIVSNAMVVGDQMKYLSCLLTLKTVTDDKSGLPTDQLSESAIVECRLAGSSATTVTEIVQDRGDANVLKLIKKGIDEANKKAIAKPHKIVKWVILEKDFSIAGGELTPTLKLKRPVVMKKHKELIESLY; encoded by the exons ATGGCAGATGGTGGTTTGGATGAAGATGACGTTAATTTAACGAA CCCTCCAGTGGAGACGGATATTACTGCTGATGAAGACGAGAACATTGTCAAGCGATTGTCTTGCTATGTTGATATGGGCTCAGAGGAAGAAGCAGCAAATCAACTGTTTGACAGAGATGATGAATTTGCTGCACCTAGAGTGGATGCTATTAAAGAGGAGGAGATTTCCAGTGACCATCTGAATAGTTATTGGGTCACTGATCCTTCAAAGGAAGTGAAGTTAAGGATGGGAGAGGAAGGTACAGCTGCTGAACCACCTTACACTGTCCTTGACATGTTTCGAAAGACTGTTGAAAAATATAGAAAAAATCCAGCAATTGCTATCAAGAAAATGGGTACTTGGCATCACTGGACTTATGATAAATATTACAACAATTGTCAGACTGTTGCTAAAGCCTTCATTGAA CTTGGCTTAGAACCCCAGCATGGTGTGTGCCTCCTTGGCTACAACTCACCCGAGTGGTTAATGTCCCATATGGCTGCTATGATGGCTGG TGGTCAATCTGTGGGTATTTACCTGACCAGTAATCCTGATGTGTGCCAGTTTATAGCAGGCGACTGTCAAGCTAATATCATTGTAGTTGAGAATGACTACCAGATACATAAAATACTGACATGTCGTCACAACCTGCCTCATCTTAAGGTAATAATAAATTGTTCTGCAGATGGGACAAAATCTGAACAGAACGTCATGGAT TGGAAGGCTGTTATGCAGCTTGGAGCTCGACAAAGCTCTGAAAAGCTGTATGAGAGGATGAAATTAAACAAGCCAAACACTTGTTGCAGTGTTATTTATACT TCAGGCACAACTGGTACTCCTAAAGGAGTTATGATCAGCCATGATAAT GTCACATGGATGTGTAATAGAGTGATACAGTATACTAAAGCATCGATGGGCGCAGAGCACTTTGTCAGCTACTTGCCACTAAGCCACATTGCCTCCCAACTCATAGATATATATGTACCATTGTCATCTGCTGGTACTGTTTGGTTTGCCCAGCCAGATGCCATGAAG GGCTCTCTCATACAAACAATGAAGGAAGTCAGGCCTACAATATTTCTTGGTGTACCAAG AGTATGGGAGAAGATTGCAGAGGGTATGCAGTTAGTGGCTAACAGTCTCACAGGCTTGAAGGCTCGTATATCATCGTGGGCCAAGACTGTAGGCTTGAAGGGCAACCACAACAAGATGGCTGG GAAGGGAACTCCGTTTGGTTGGGGTGTAGCTAACTACTTGTACTTCAAGAGG ATTAAGACTGCCTTAGGATTGGATCGTTGTCACTTCCCTATGACTGGTGCTGCTCCTATTAGCGAGGAGACGTTATCATATTTCCTCAGTGTGAACATTGTGCTACATGAAATGTATGGTATGACGGAGACCACAGGACCAACAACAATAAGTGTGGAACGAGCCATGAGGTATCGTGCTGCTGGCAAGGAGCCCTCTGGAGTCAAATTACGTATCAATAATCCAGATGTTAGTGGGCAAGGAGAG GTGCTAATCTTTGGCAGACATGTGTTTATGGGTTACTTGAGaaaccctgagaaaacagcaaGTGAATTTACTGAAGATGGCTGGTTGAAATCAGGTGACCTTGGCTTCATTGATGCG GATAGATACCTGTTTATAACTGGCAGACTAAAGG AACTAATCATCACTGCTGGAGGGGAGAATATTCCACCAGTACCAATAGAAAATGCTGTCAAAGAACAACTACATATTGTCAGTAATGCTATGGTTGTAGGTGACCAGATGAAATACCTCTCCTGTTTACTGACACTAAAG ACGGTGACAGATGATAAATCCGGTTTACCAACAGATCAGTTGTCAGAGTCGGCCATTGTTGAGTGTCGACTTGCTGGCAGTTCAGCCACTACAGTCACAGAAATCGTACAAGACAGAGGAGATGCTAATGTGTTGAAGCTGATCAAGAAAGGAATAGACGAGGCAAATAAAAAAGCAATTGCTAAACCACACAAG ATTGTGAAGTGGGTTATTTTAGAAAAAGATTTCTCAATTGCTGGAGGTGAACTAA CACCAACACTAAAACTAAAGAGACCAGTGGTAATGAAGAAACATAAAGAATTGATTGAATCACTTTACTAA
- the LOC136262461 gene encoding long-chain-fatty-acid--CoA ligase ACSBG2-like isoform X2, whose amino-acid sequence MGTWHHWTYDKYYNNCQTVAKAFIELGLEPQHGVCLLGYNSPEWLMSHMAAMMAGGQSVGIYLTSNPDVCQFIAGDCQANIIVVENDYQIHKILTCRHNLPHLKVIINCSADGTKSEQNVMDWKAVMQLGARQSSEKLYERMKLNKPNTCCSVIYTSGTTGTPKGVMISHDNVTWMCNRVIQYTKASMGAEHFVSYLPLSHIASQLIDIYVPLSSAGTVWFAQPDAMKGSLIQTMKEVRPTIFLGVPRVWEKIAEGMQLVANSLTGLKARISSWAKTVGLKGNHNKMAGKGTPFGWGVANYLYFKRIKTALGLDRCHFPMTGAAPISEETLSYFLSVNIVLHEMYGMTETTGPTTISVERAMRYRAAGKEPSGVKLRINNPDVSGQGEVLIFGRHVFMGYLRNPEKTASEFTEDGWLKSGDLGFIDADRYLFITGRLKELIITAGGENIPPVPIENAVKEQLHIVSNAMVVGDQMKYLSCLLTLKTVTDDKSGLPTDQLSESAIVECRLAGSSATTVTEIVQDRGDANVLKLIKKGIDEANKKAIAKPHKIVKWVILEKDFSIAGGELTPTLKLKRPVVMKKHKELIESLY is encoded by the exons ATGGGTACTTGGCATCACTGGACTTATGATAAATATTACAACAATTGTCAGACTGTTGCTAAAGCCTTCATTGAA CTTGGCTTAGAACCCCAGCATGGTGTGTGCCTCCTTGGCTACAACTCACCCGAGTGGTTAATGTCCCATATGGCTGCTATGATGGCTGG TGGTCAATCTGTGGGTATTTACCTGACCAGTAATCCTGATGTGTGCCAGTTTATAGCAGGCGACTGTCAAGCTAATATCATTGTAGTTGAGAATGACTACCAGATACATAAAATACTGACATGTCGTCACAACCTGCCTCATCTTAAGGTAATAATAAATTGTTCTGCAGATGGGACAAAATCTGAACAGAACGTCATGGAT TGGAAGGCTGTTATGCAGCTTGGAGCTCGACAAAGCTCTGAAAAGCTGTATGAGAGGATGAAATTAAACAAGCCAAACACTTGTTGCAGTGTTATTTATACT TCAGGCACAACTGGTACTCCTAAAGGAGTTATGATCAGCCATGATAAT GTCACATGGATGTGTAATAGAGTGATACAGTATACTAAAGCATCGATGGGCGCAGAGCACTTTGTCAGCTACTTGCCACTAAGCCACATTGCCTCCCAACTCATAGATATATATGTACCATTGTCATCTGCTGGTACTGTTTGGTTTGCCCAGCCAGATGCCATGAAG GGCTCTCTCATACAAACAATGAAGGAAGTCAGGCCTACAATATTTCTTGGTGTACCAAG AGTATGGGAGAAGATTGCAGAGGGTATGCAGTTAGTGGCTAACAGTCTCACAGGCTTGAAGGCTCGTATATCATCGTGGGCCAAGACTGTAGGCTTGAAGGGCAACCACAACAAGATGGCTGG GAAGGGAACTCCGTTTGGTTGGGGTGTAGCTAACTACTTGTACTTCAAGAGG ATTAAGACTGCCTTAGGATTGGATCGTTGTCACTTCCCTATGACTGGTGCTGCTCCTATTAGCGAGGAGACGTTATCATATTTCCTCAGTGTGAACATTGTGCTACATGAAATGTATGGTATGACGGAGACCACAGGACCAACAACAATAAGTGTGGAACGAGCCATGAGGTATCGTGCTGCTGGCAAGGAGCCCTCTGGAGTCAAATTACGTATCAATAATCCAGATGTTAGTGGGCAAGGAGAG GTGCTAATCTTTGGCAGACATGTGTTTATGGGTTACTTGAGaaaccctgagaaaacagcaaGTGAATTTACTGAAGATGGCTGGTTGAAATCAGGTGACCTTGGCTTCATTGATGCG GATAGATACCTGTTTATAACTGGCAGACTAAAGG AACTAATCATCACTGCTGGAGGGGAGAATATTCCACCAGTACCAATAGAAAATGCTGTCAAAGAACAACTACATATTGTCAGTAATGCTATGGTTGTAGGTGACCAGATGAAATACCTCTCCTGTTTACTGACACTAAAG ACGGTGACAGATGATAAATCCGGTTTACCAACAGATCAGTTGTCAGAGTCGGCCATTGTTGAGTGTCGACTTGCTGGCAGTTCAGCCACTACAGTCACAGAAATCGTACAAGACAGAGGAGATGCTAATGTGTTGAAGCTGATCAAGAAAGGAATAGACGAGGCAAATAAAAAAGCAATTGCTAAACCACACAAG ATTGTGAAGTGGGTTATTTTAGAAAAAGATTTCTCAATTGCTGGAGGTGAACTAA CACCAACACTAAAACTAAAGAGACCAGTGGTAATGAAGAAACATAAAGAATTGATTGAATCACTTTACTAA
- the LOC136262474 gene encoding ankyrin repeat and LEM domain-containing protein 1-like (The sequence of the model RefSeq protein was modified relative to this genomic sequence to represent the inferred CDS: added 77 bases not found in genome assembly): MDGNLVAAVTDEDYTTIKRLLSSQQKLTAMEPSGVHILHIAANSDNEDIISLLASQWPAHVNTASDDGTTPLHVASTYGQLNAVKALVENGADPFAVDQEGMTPLDCSMREGQVQCIQYYKELGIRPDCDEEEGEDSMALAYTTMLMESTFVDYHEDDTTMCSIEETTILQDSTMLEETFDLTDVQQFSNSMLRRKLQEMGEKPGPVNDLTRHAYLRYLHKLQTGLLSPQKQQEKNSYKYELALCLSGALPLPDHTHYQQIEKKLFSDLNVESATKRSTRNCFNYLLIDPRISRLISTTVGDLDKFRLFVEAIFYIGKGQKDRPLQHLVDAKESQVNAPNKARSSKLQRILDIWKQGNGVVSLHCFHSALAAEAFTREACMVEAVGLPNLTNIKRGQYYGICTSWPIQKKRQLGVYLLHKAYHMFLVEGEQQIFPYNL, encoded by the exons ATGGACGGAAACTTGGTAGCAGCAGTGACCGATGAGGACTACAC CTGCAAACAGTGATAATGAAGACATCATTAGCCTGTTGGCCAGTCAGTGGCCAGCCCATGTTAACACTGCAAGTGATGATGGAACTACTCCACTACATGTTGCCAGTACCTATGGTCAACTCAATGCAGTGAAGGCGCTTGTAGAGAATGGAGCAGATCCTTTTGCTGTTGACCAAGAAGGCATGACACCATTAGACTGTAGCATGAGAGAAGGACAGGTGCAGTGCATACAATACTACAAAGAGTTGGGCATTAGACCCGACTGTGATGAAGAAGAGGGAGAGGATAGTATGGCATTAGCATACACTACAATGTTGATGGAGAGCACATTTGTTGACTACCACGAGGATGACACAACTATGTGTTCCATTGAAGAGACTACAATACTACAAGACAGTACAATGTTGGAGGAGACATTTGACCTGACTGATGTGCAACAATTCAGCAACTCAATGCTTAGAAGGAAGCTGCAAGAGATGGGAGAGAAGCCTGGTCCTGTGAATGACCTCACTAGGCATGCGTACCTCCGATACCTACACAAGCTCCAAACTGGATTGTTGTCACCACAAAAACAACAAGAAAAGAACA GTTACAAGTATGAGCTAGCTTTGTGCTTGTCCGGAGCATTACCCCTTCCAGACCATACCCATTACCAACAAATTGAGAAGAAACTGTTTTCTGATTTGAATGTGGAGTCAGCCACCAAGAGGAGTACTCGAAACTGCTTTAACTATTTACTGATTGACCCTCGGATTTCAAGGTTGATTTCAACAACAGTTGGTGACCTGGACAAATTCAGGCTGTTCGTAGAAGCCATTTTCTATATTGGAAAGGGACAGAAAGATCGTCCCTTACAGCACCTTGTAGATGCTAAGGAAAGTCAAGTGAATGCTCCCAACAAG GCTAGATCCAGCAAGCTTCAGAGAATATTGGACATTTGGAAGCAGGGCAATGGAGTGGTGTCATTGCACTGCTTTCATAGTGCATTAGCTGCTGAGGCTTTTACCAGAGAAGCCTGTATGGTGGAAGCAGtag GCTTACCAAACCTTACGAACATCAAGAGGGGACAATATTATGGCATCTGTACATCATGGCCGATACAGAAGAAGAGACAACTTGGAGTGTACCTCCTACATAAAGCATATCACATGTTCCTTGTTGAGGGTGAACAACAAATATTCCCCTACAATTTATAG
- the LOC136262479 gene encoding transcriptional adapter 3-B-like: MSVSEFSPNEYQPCPLQFYEFRQLQHLTNCVLYSSVLDRTADDDIQLDELDGLKADLLSLQASVHNRINLLESELMVLNEWVVPKKQRSESTVSVSVPIKRKRSESESSTVGRKAKQVKLQDPFDEEPRDASQPIRKLDAVDRFWSSVEPYCSDITNNDLTLLYENNMTHDEEQEYYKIPPLGKHYAQKWAMVEMQKEQQFGDMEEKLSDTATPSLDEIKKAACPYGPLTQRLISAFVEDNPTETKPLLGRLPDGKPVPVVEPNCLEERIKRELVSLGLCDETEVKAKPDDDEILTELKRKQEELKTVVAYNRAQREKLENAAKVEMKRQEIKRQAKEADEDVLKWLRMIAQYKQKKKAPSKKEKDAAWKAIRNRNNIYSQLDSLISS; encoded by the exons ATGAGTGTATCTGAATTTTCACCTAATGAA TACCAGCCATGCCCCCTGCAATTTTACGAATTCCGCCAGCTTCAACACTTGACA AATTGTGTCTTATATTCATCAGTTCTTGACCGAACAG CTGATGATGATATACAGTTGGATGAATTGGATGGGCTTAAGGCAGACCTATTGTCACTACAGGCCAGCGTACATAA CCGCattaatttattagagtcagAACTCATGGTCCTCAATGAATGGGTGGTGCCAAAGAA ACAAAGGTCAGAGAGTACTGTCAGTGTTTCAGTTCCAATAAAACGGAAAAGGAGTGAAA GTGAATCAAGTACTGTTGGTAGAAAAGCAAAACAG GTTAAGCTACAAGATCCATTTGATGAAGAGCCTCGAGATGCCTCGCAGCCAATTCG TAAACTGGATGCAGTGGATCGGTTCTGGTCATCAGTGGAGCCCTACTGTTCCGATATCACCAACAATGATCTGACACTGCTGTACGAGAACAACATGACG CATGATGAGGAACAGGAGTACTACAAGATCCCTCCACTTGGCAAACACTATGCACAGAAGTGGGCAATGGTGGAGATGCAGAAGGAACAGCAATTTGGAGACATGGAAGAGAAGTTATCTG ATACTGCCACGCCATCCCTAGATGAAATAAAGAAGGCTGCTTGCCCTTATGGACCATTAACACAAAGGCTAATATCT GCTTTTGTTGAGGACAATCCAACAGAGACAAAACCTTTACTAGGGAGACTGCCAGATGGCAAGCCTGTTCCTGTGGTTGAACCAAACTGTCTAGAAGAGCGAATTAAAAGGGAACTTGTGTCATTAGGACTGTGTGATGAAACAGAG GTGAAGGCTAagcctgatgatgatgagatcTTGACTGAGTTAAAGAGAAAGCAAGAGGAACTAAAGACAGTG GTAGCGTATAACAGAGCTCAGAGGGAGAAACTGGAAAATGCTGCCAAAGTTGAAATGAAGAGACAAGAGATTAAAAGACAAGCAAAGGAAGCAGATGAAGATGTACTGAAGTGGCTCAGAATGATAGCA CAATACAAGCAGAAGAAAAAGGCACCCAGCAAGAAGGAGAAAGATGCCGCATGGAAGGCTATACGAAACAGAAACAATATTTATTCACAGCTGGACTCTCTAATATCTTCATAA